CTCGGCCAGCAGCCCGACCACGGGCACCACATCGGACACCACCCGGCGCAGCACCTTGGTCTGGTCGGCTGCGAGGGGCCCGGCCACCGGCCACGGGTCGGACACGCCGGCGACCAGCTTGTCCACCTTGTTGAACAGGCCGAGGGAGTTGATCGGGTTGCTGGCCAGCCGCGCCGACATGGACCGGAACGCCTCCAGGGCCTGCAGGTCGTCGTCGCGCACCGACTGGGTGAACACGTAGATGATGGCCTCCGCGCCGGAGATCGCCCCGACGGAGTCGTCGTCGATGTCGTCGTCGATCGGCGCCTCGTTGAACAGGAACCGGCGGGCGCCGGCGCTGACCGAGGTGTTCGTCGAGGACAGCCCGGGCGTGTCGACCACGGTCAGCTCGCGCAGGTGGTCGCTGGTGAGGGTGACGTCGACGTACGAGATGTCGTGGCGGGCCACGCCGAGCCGCTGCGGGATCATGCCCGACTCGTCCAGCGGCAGGCTGACCCGCGATCCGTCGCGGCGCATCACGTCGACCCGGTCGGCGGTGCCGTACCGGAACTGCGTGACGATCCGGGTGCATTCGCCCACTTCGGTAGGGGCGACCCGGCGGCCGATGAGTGCGTTCACAAGTGTCGACTTTCCGGCTTTCAGGCGGCCGGCGATGGCCACCCGGAGCGGCTCGTCCAGCCGCCTGCGCACGCCGAGTACCTGCGTCTGGGCAGGTGGGCCCACCCGTGGGCCCACCTCGTCACACAGCGCGGCTACTCGGGCGCTGAGCGGACCTGGTCCCATGACTCGTCAGCCGGCGGTACGGTCGGCGACAATGACATGGTTCCAGCGGTCGTGCTCGCTCATGGTGTTGGTGTCCCTCCTGCCGGCTCCACACTATGAATATCCTGCCGGCGCAGGATCCCATGTTCGTGCCACGGTCCCATGACGGAGGCCCACGTGCGTCACGCGCCCGCTGCCACGCGGCCCGGCGCCCTGGTCGAGGAGGCGACCGCGTTGCTGGCCGCGCCCGGCCTGGTCGTCGTCGCCGGCGGCCCCGGTAGCGGGCGCAGCACCGTGCTGACCCAGCTGGGGGCGGCGTTCCGCGGGCCGGTGTTCGCCGGCGGCGGCCTGGCCATGCTGCAGGCGGTGCCGGCGTTCGCGCTGACCCGCGCGGTCCGCGTCCGGTTGCCCGCCGCCGACCCGGCGCTGCTCGCCGAGGCCGTCCGGTCCCGGGTACGCGGCGGGCTGCTGATCCTGGACGACCTGCAGTGGGCCGACCCGGCCACCCTGTCGGCGCTGCCCCGGCTGGCGGCGCACTGCCGGATGGTGGTGGCGCTGCGCACCCCGCACCGGCTGCCCCCGGACGCGGTGCCGGCCCTGCGCGCCGCCGCGGCCGGGTGGCTGACCGTGCCGCCGCTGGACGCCCAGGCGGCCACCGAGCTGGCCCACCGGGTCGCGCCCGGCCTCGACCCGGTCGCGGTGGCCGCCGTGGTGGGCCGGGCCGGCGGCGTACCCCTGGCGGTGGAGACTTTGGCTCGGCACGCGGCCGCCCACGGCAGCCCCGGGGCCGGCGCCGTCTGGACTGAGGAGCGAAGCGACGAGGGAAGACGGCGCCTCCCAGGCCCCGGGGGCCGCGCGAGCGGAGCGAGCGCCAGCCGGCAGGGCGCGGACCTGACCGGGGAGGCGGCCCAGGTGGAGTACGCGGTGGCCGCCGCCCTGGCCGACCTGACCCGCCCGGCCCGCACCGCGATGGCCGCGCTCGGCCTGCTGGGCCGCCCGGCCACCGCCGCCGTCCTCGGCGCCGGCGTGGACGAGCTGGCCGAGGCGGGCCTGGTCACCCACCACGAGGGCGAGCTGGCGCCGGTGTCGCCGTACCTGGCCGAGGTGGCCGCCGGGCTGCTGGACCCGCCCGGCCGGGCGGCGCTGCACCGGCGGCTGGCCGGCCTCGTACCGCCGCGGGAGGCCGCCCGGCACCTGGCCGCCGCCGGCGACGGCGCCGCCGCGTACCGGGTGGCGGTCGCGGCGGCCGACCGGATGCCGACCGCGGGCGAACGCGCGGAGCTGTTGCTGCTGGCCTGTGACCTGCCCGAGGTGGACGCGGAGCCGGCGGTGCGGGTGGCCGCGGCTGGCGCGGCCCTGACCTGCGGGCGCCCGCGGGCGGCGGTCCGGGTGCTGAGCACCGCGGCGCCGCTGGGCGTGGACGCGGCGGTGCTGCGCGGCGAGGCCCTGCTGCAGGTCGGCGACGTGGCGGCGGCCCGCGCGGCGGTGGCCCCGGTGCCCGACGACGCCGCCCCGGCCGTGGTGGCGACCCGGGACCGGATCCTGCTGCTGGCCCGGCTGGCCGCCGACCCGGCGGGCGCCCCGGCCGCCGCGGCCCGGGTCGCGGCCCGGCACGGCGACCCGCCCCGCACGCCGGGCTGCGCGCCGCGCTGGCCGCGGTACGCGCCGCCGCCCGCGTCGAGGGCTGGGAGTACGGGCTGGCGTCCGCGACCGCCGCCGCCGGGGCCGCCGGTGACCTGCTGGCCGCCCGGTGGAGCGCGTGGCTGCTGGTGGAGACGCTGACCGCGGACGGGCGGCTGGCCGAGGCGGCACAGGCGGCCGGCTCGGCGGCGCAGGCGTGCGCTGCCGACCTGGCGTACAGCTGGCAGACCCGCTTCCTGGCCGCCGAGCTGTGGTGCACGGCGCTGCGCGGCGCCGAAACCGACGGCGTCGTACGCCGCGCCGGCGACCTGACCGACCGGACGCTGCCGGCCCTGGCCCGCGGGTACGCCACCGCGGCGGCCAGCCTGGTCGAGGCCGACGGCGGCCTGCTGGCCCCGGCCCGTGCCCGGCTGTCCGCGGTCGCCGCGGTGGGCCCCGTCGAGTGGGTCCGCCGGGAGGCCGCCTGGCTGGACGGGCAGCCCTCGATCGCGCTGGAGCAGCTGGTGGACGCCAGCGACTTCGTCGCCGGGCTGCACGAGATCACGTCCCGGTGGGCGGCCGCCGACCTCGGCGTGGCCCCGCCGGACCGTTCGGGACCGGCGCACGTGGCGGTCGCGGCGACGCTGGACGCGTGGAAGTCCGCGAGCGGGTTCGACCGGGCCGCCGCCGCCTGGCACGACCTCGCGGTGCGGGAGGAGGTGCGCTGCTTGCTCGCCCAGGGCATGCACGAGAGCGACCCGGCCCGCGCGGTGCCGCCGCTGCTGGCCGCCGAGCAGCTCGCCGAGCGGGCCGGCCTGGTGGTGCTGCTCGGCCGGACCCGGCGGGCGCTGCGCCGGCACGCCGTACGCCGGGACCAGCGCGGCCCGCGCGCCGGCACCGAGCTGACCGACCGGGAACGCGACGTGCTGCACCTGGTCGCCGCCGGCGAGCCGACCCGCCGCATCGCCGGCCAGTTGGGCATCTCCACCGAGACGGTGGAGACCCACATCCGGTCCGGGATGCGCAAGCTGGGCGCGCGCACCCGCACCGAGGCGGCCGCCCGGCTCGGGCAGGCGTCATGACGGCCGGGCCTCAGGAGGCGCCGCGGTACGTCGTGTCCACCTCCGCCGACGCGACCACCGTGCTGCGCCGGTTGGCCCGGGGCGGCTGGGCGACCCGGGAGGGTTTCGCGCTGGCCGAGACGGCGTGGGACATGTCCGACTCGAAGCTGGTGCTCTTCGGCAAGGTCCCGGACGTGGAGACCGTCCACCTGGCGGTGCTGGCGGCGGCGCGGGGCACCGGGGTGGTGGCGATCACCGACCCGACGGGGGAGATCGGCCGGGCCCTGATCGCCGACCTGGGCCGGATCGGCCCGGTGTTCAAGGACCCGGACGCCGAGCCGGAGCCGTCCGCCGACGAGGCGGTGGGCCAGCTCGTGCCGGAGCAGCGGGCGCTGCTGGAGCGGCTGGCCAACGGCGAGA
This genomic stretch from Phytohabitans rumicis harbors:
- a CDS encoding dynamin family protein, whose protein sequence is MGPPAQTQVLGVRRRLDEPLRVAIAGRLKAGKSTLVNALIGRRVAPTEVGECTRIVTQFRYGTADRVDVMRRDGSRVSLPLDESGMIPQRLGVARHDISYVDVTLTSDHLRELTVVDTPGLSSTNTSVSAGARRFLFNEAPIDDDIDDDSVGAISGAEAIIYVFTQSVRDDDLQALEAFRSMSARLASNPINSLGLFNKVDKLVAGVSDPWPVAGPLAADQTKVLRRVVSDVVPVVGLLAETTEAGRLTAADCEALRALAQLPNTERLVLMASVDLFTSRECTVPREQRERLLRLLDLYGIGFAMAQLAVRPQLASGDLVRMLFQASGFPRLRHTLDQAFRWRTDAIKAGWALSSLEKVASHTERPADRELLRDAIERVLQQPDYHRLRLLEVAQLVSTGSVELPEPMEQELTRLALSTDPQWILNLPTAGTEQLVKAALDAATRWRVYAVAGASPSQSRVALVAHRGFYLLSQKMRGTA
- a CDS encoding LuxR family transcriptional regulator, with the translated sequence MTAGPQEAPRYVVSTSADATTVLRRLARGGWATREGFALAETAWDMSDSKLVLFGKVPDVETVHLAVLAAARGTGVVAITDPTGEIGRALIADLGRIGPVFKDPDAEPEPSADEAVGQLVPEQRALLERLANGETIAAAAAAEFLSLRTANRRIAQARDLLGVRTTREAVLAYLRQRDGR
- a CDS encoding helix-turn-helix transcriptional regulator; this encodes METLTADGRLAEAAQAAGSAAQACAADLAYSWQTRFLAAELWCTALRGAETDGVVRRAGDLTDRTLPALARGYATAAASLVEADGGLLAPARARLSAVAAVGPVEWVRREAAWLDGQPSIALEQLVDASDFVAGLHEITSRWAAADLGVAPPDRSGPAHVAVAATLDAWKSASGFDRAAAAWHDLAVREEVRCLLAQGMHESDPARAVPPLLAAEQLAERAGLVVLLGRTRRALRRHAVRRDQRGPRAGTELTDRERDVLHLVAAGEPTRRIAGQLGISTETVETHIRSGMRKLGARTRTEAAARLGQAS
- a CDS encoding ATP-binding protein, which codes for MRHAPAATRPGALVEEATALLAAPGLVVVAGGPGSGRSTVLTQLGAAFRGPVFAGGGLAMLQAVPAFALTRAVRVRLPAADPALLAEAVRSRVRGGLLILDDLQWADPATLSALPRLAAHCRMVVALRTPHRLPPDAVPALRAAAAGWLTVPPLDAQAATELAHRVAPGLDPVAVAAVVGRAGGVPLAVETLARHAAAHGSPGAGAVWTEERSDEGRRRLPGPGGRASGASASRQGADLTGEAAQVEYAVAAALADLTRPARTAMAALGLLGRPATAAVLGAGVDELAEAGLVTHHEGELAPVSPYLAEVAAGLLDPPGRAALHRRLAGLVPPREAARHLAAAGDGAAAYRVAVAAADRMPTAGERAELLLLACDLPEVDAEPAVRVAAAGAALTCGRPRAAVRVLSTAAPLGVDAAVLRGEALLQVGDVAAARAAVAPVPDDAAPAVVATRDRILLLARLAADPAGAPAAAARVAARHGDPPRTPGCAPRWPRYAPPPASRAGSTGWRPRPPPPGPPVTCWPPGGARGCWWRR